One Armatimonadota bacterium DNA window includes the following coding sequences:
- a CDS encoding flagellar hook protein FlgE translates to MWQAMFAGVASLRAHQTRMNVIGNNISNVNTTAFKGGRAQFQDLMSQTIRPASRPDGARGGVNPMQVGLGVKVSSIDSLPNQGSLQLTGRETDLAIQGQGYFMFTDGSSTLYTRDGSLDIDSGGYLVHRATGMKALGWTSDLSGAIDTTAPIDAQSTISTPIGGMTAVRQTTRVVYGGNLDARAAPDQAWTATLNVYDSLGSAHPITVTFRNQAAPANGPAPTGSVASWDWIAEEGGVPVGSHSTGNNGRLHFDGNGTLIGGQTQSITVSPTNGATPFQVQLDFGAISRLATDSEVRPSSQDGFPPGSLEQMGIGIDGTITGVFTNGLTRAIGRMSVATFANPAGLERAGSSLWRATDNSGIGVAGTATQGGRGEINSGYLEQSNVDLGAEFSDLILTQRGFQANTRIVTVVDELLQEVVNLKR, encoded by the coding sequence ATGTGGCAAGCCATGTTTGCTGGCGTCGCCAGTCTTCGCGCTCATCAGACGCGGATGAACGTGATCGGTAACAACATATCGAACGTCAACACGACCGCTTTCAAAGGCGGGCGCGCGCAGTTTCAGGACCTCATGTCCCAGACGATTCGCCCAGCATCCAGGCCGGACGGCGCGAGGGGCGGCGTCAACCCGATGCAGGTCGGATTGGGCGTCAAGGTATCGAGCATCGATTCGCTTCCTAATCAAGGCAGCTTGCAATTGACCGGGCGCGAGACGGACTTGGCCATCCAAGGCCAGGGTTACTTCATGTTCACTGACGGATCTTCGACCCTCTATACGCGCGACGGCAGTTTGGATATCGACAGCGGGGGGTATCTTGTCCACCGCGCAACCGGTATGAAGGCGCTTGGATGGACGAGCGATTTGAGCGGCGCCATCGACACGACCGCGCCTATCGATGCCCAGAGCACGATCTCGACGCCGATTGGCGGCATGACCGCAGTCAGACAGACGACCAGAGTTGTCTATGGCGGCAACCTGGACGCTCGCGCCGCGCCCGATCAAGCCTGGACGGCCACCTTGAACGTTTACGACAGCTTGGGCTCGGCGCATCCGATAACGGTTACCTTCCGCAATCAGGCGGCGCCGGCCAACGGCCCAGCGCCGACCGGTTCGGTCGCATCTTGGGACTGGATCGCAGAGGAAGGCGGCGTGCCGGTCGGTTCTCACAGCACTGGCAACAATGGGCGACTGCACTTTGACGGGAACGGGACGTTGATCGGCGGTCAGACTCAGAGCATTACGGTATCGCCGACCAATGGAGCGACACCTTTCCAAGTTCAACTGGACTTTGGCGCCATCTCGCGATTGGCGACGGACAGCGAGGTTCGACCTTCTTCTCAGGACGGTTTTCCGCCCGGCAGTTTGGAGCAGATGGGCATTGGCATCGACGGCACGATCACAGGAGTGTTCACCAACGGACTGACCCGAGCGATCGGACGCATGTCGGTGGCGACGTTTGCTAATCCGGCGGGTCTAGAACGAGCAGGCAGCAGCCTGTGGCGCGCGACCGATAACTCGGGCATTGGGGTTGCCGGCACAGCCACGCAGGGCGGTCGAGGAGAGATCAACAGCGGCTATCTGGAACAGTCCAACGTCGATCTGGGCGCCGAGTTCTCCGATCTGATCCTGACTCAGCGCGGATTCCAGGCGAATACGCGCATTGTAACCGTCGTGGACGAGTTGCTCCAAGAGGTTGTGAACCTCAAGCGATAA
- the rpiB gene encoding ribose 5-phosphate isomerase B, with translation MKIALGADHRGFALKQRLIEVLREWGWEPLDLGGHSCESSDYPDFARPVANAVASGEARFGVLICGTGIGMSIAANRIRGIRAARVDEPLSAIMARDHNDANVLCMGADLLGFEMAVAILKAFIETPFSDAERHNRRVGKIEG, from the coding sequence ATGAAGATCGCGCTGGGCGCCGACCATCGCGGATTTGCGCTCAAACAGAGACTGATCGAGGTCTTGCGCGAATGGGGCTGGGAGCCGCTCGACCTGGGGGGCCATTCGTGCGAGTCGAGCGACTACCCCGACTTTGCCAGGCCGGTTGCGAACGCGGTTGCGAGCGGCGAGGCTCGCTTTGGCGTCCTCATCTGCGGCACGGGCATCGGCATGAGCATTGCGGCGAATCGGATTCGGGGCATTCGCGCAGCGCGGGTGGACGAGCCGCTGTCAGCAATCATGGCGCGCGATCATAACGATGCGAACGTGCTGTGTATGGGCGCAGATCTGCTCGGCTTCGAGATGGCGGTCGCCATCTTGAAGGCCTTTATCGAAACGCCCTTCTCCGATGCCGAGCGGCACAATCGCAGGGTCGGAAAGATTGAGGGGTAG
- a CDS encoding flagellar hook-length control protein FliK, translated as MALDMIAASLINLETLPPTDVVAMPEMPQDSLFMAMLASQLMPMGFQVAEQPVVVNDAAPLTLSTVELPVIAPTIEPAAFPLEPMAIDSELAETALPKPEFEQPKFDRPEPKEDVQTNLPVAPPQPSTAQPIGPTSHTVEVRIDPVQRSHLVEQAAIRIETMVRTGESDQARIQLSPPELGTISISLTVTGGEVHARLAADQEQTRQMLEQAAEHLRSALDQKGLSLKEFSVADQGAQQSQAQGETAQSSQMQQSAEWQIGAINLDGVFTTIV; from the coding sequence ATGGCCTTGGACATGATCGCCGCTTCGCTTATCAATCTGGAAACTCTGCCGCCGACCGATGTCGTCGCGATGCCAGAGATGCCTCAAGATTCGCTCTTTATGGCGATGCTGGCCTCCCAACTGATGCCGATGGGCTTTCAGGTTGCCGAGCAGCCGGTGGTCGTCAACGACGCAGCGCCATTGACGTTATCGACAGTCGAGCTGCCAGTCATCGCTCCTACGATAGAGCCCGCGGCGTTCCCACTGGAGCCGATGGCCATCGACAGCGAGCTGGCTGAGACCGCTCTGCCAAAGCCCGAGTTCGAGCAACCCAAGTTCGATCGACCGGAACCGAAGGAAGACGTTCAGACCAATCTGCCGGTCGCGCCTCCTCAGCCAAGCACGGCGCAGCCAATTGGGCCGACCAGTCATACGGTCGAAGTTCGCATCGATCCTGTTCAGCGAAGCCACTTGGTCGAACAGGCCGCGATTCGCATCGAGACGATGGTTCGGACCGGCGAGTCCGATCAAGCCCGAATTCAACTGAGCCCGCCCGAACTGGGAACAATCTCGATTTCGCTGACCGTAACGGGGGGAGAAGTCCATGCCCGACTGGCGGCCGATCAGGAGCAGACCCGACAGATGTTGGAACAGGCCGCCGAGCATTTGAGGTCGGCGCTCGATCAGAAGGGTCTCTCGCTCAAGGAATTCTCTGTGGCGGATCAAGGAGCGCAACAGTCGCAGGCGCAGGGCGAAACGGCGCAGAGTTCCCAGATGCAACAGTCTGCTGAATGGCAGATCGGCGCCATCAACTTAGACGGCGTTTTCACCACAATAGTATAG
- a CDS encoding DNA adenine methylase: MWGGIASLTAVAEGLVERAVLTEIDPDIAAVWSVVLSHDAEHLAKRIVSFELSHDSVAEWLHFECQNDLDRAFRAILLNRVNRSGILAPGAGRIKSGENGRGLASRWYPTTLANRIMAIHAMRDKIRFIQGDGLASIASAPDNPSTAMFVDPPYTVAGRRLYRFNHVDHAKLFELCKGGEWRLLMTYDQSPEIERLAARNGLALERAPMKSSHHEVKFELMISRDFEWLANIA; this comes from the coding sequence TTGTGGGGCGGCATTGCGTCGCTCACTGCGGTAGCAGAGGGTCTGGTCGAGAGAGCCGTTCTGACCGAGATCGACCCCGACATAGCGGCGGTCTGGAGCGTCGTTCTAAGCCATGATGCAGAGCACCTAGCCAAGAGAATCGTCTCTTTCGAGTTGTCGCATGACTCGGTGGCCGAGTGGCTCCACTTTGAGTGTCAGAACGACCTTGATCGCGCCTTTCGCGCTATCTTGCTGAACAGGGTCAATAGGAGCGGTATCTTGGCGCCGGGCGCGGGTCGCATCAAGAGCGGCGAGAACGGACGCGGCTTGGCTTCGAGATGGTATCCAACGACTTTGGCCAATCGAATCATGGCCATACATGCAATGCGGGACAAGATAAGGTTCATTCAGGGCGACGGATTGGCGTCGATCGCCAGCGCTCCAGACAACCCATCGACCGCCATGTTCGTCGATCCGCCATACACCGTGGCTGGGCGAAGACTCTATCGCTTCAACCACGTTGACCACGCAAAGCTATTTGAACTCTGTAAGGGTGGCGAATGGAGGCTATTGATGACTTACGACCAATCGCCCGAAATCGAACGATTGGCTGCACGAAATGGGCTGGCACTGGAGCGAGCGCCGATGAAGAGCAGCCACCACGAGGTCAAATTCGAGCTAATGATCAGTCGAGACTTTGAATGGCTCGCTAACATCGCTTAG
- the alr gene encoding alanine racemase: MTRAWAEIDANALRHNLERIAEHVGSNCGVMAVVKANAYGHGVELVAKALEGSRARMFGVATLEEGALLRRRGIRKPILLFAPLQGEEWEAAAELGLMATVEDPRTVPKLRKTLKVHLKVDTGMSRLGAPCGRPIVWPNDRPDLELEGAYTHFALAEIEQEFAKQQLALFHQATSQLPLGLRHAANSPATVNLPESWLDIVRPGLMLYGIKPFSVPIPIDLRPVMTLKARVISIRTVQRGQGVSYGHRFKSTRETRIATVGIGYADGIPRRLSDMGSVLIRGRRTPIAGTICMDMTMIDATEIEGAQIGDIATLIGRDGEEQITVEEIAETIGSSRHEIVTCIGPRPQRILVNG, from the coding sequence ATGACCCGCGCCTGGGCCGAAATTGACGCCAACGCACTTCGACACAATTTGGAACGAATTGCCGAGCACGTCGGTTCAAATTGCGGCGTTATGGCGGTTGTCAAAGCAAACGCCTATGGCCACGGCGTCGAATTGGTGGCAAAGGCGCTCGAAGGCAGCCGGGCACGCATGTTCGGGGTGGCGACGCTCGAAGAGGGCGCCTTGCTCAGGCGTCGAGGCATCAGAAAGCCCATTCTTCTGTTCGCGCCGTTGCAAGGCGAAGAATGGGAGGCGGCGGCCGAGTTGGGTCTGATGGCAACCGTCGAAGATCCACGAACAGTTCCAAAACTGCGCAAAACCCTCAAAGTCCATCTGAAGGTGGATACCGGCATGAGTCGCCTTGGTGCGCCGTGCGGCAGGCCTATTGTCTGGCCCAACGACAGGCCGGACTTGGAATTGGAAGGGGCCTACACCCACTTTGCTTTAGCCGAGATCGAACAAGAGTTCGCAAAGCAGCAGTTGGCGCTGTTCCACCAAGCGACCTCTCAATTGCCTTTGGGATTGCGCCACGCCGCCAACAGCCCTGCGACCGTGAATCTGCCCGAGAGTTGGCTGGACATAGTTCGCCCAGGCCTCATGCTCTATGGCATCAAGCCGTTCTCGGTTCCCATTCCAATCGACCTGAGGCCCGTGATGACGCTCAAGGCGAGGGTCATTTCTATCCGTACAGTCCAACGGGGCCAAGGCGTCAGCTATGGTCATCGTTTCAAATCAACAAGAGAAACCCGGATCGCCACAGTTGGAATCGGGTACGCGGATGGGATTCCGCGCCGCCTCAGCGACATGGGGAGCGTCCTCATTCGCGGTAGACGCACGCCCATTGCCGGGACGATCTGCATGGACATGACCATGATCGACGCGACAGAGATCGAAGGCGCGCAGATAGGGGATATTGCAACGCTGATAGGGCGAGACGGCGAAGAGCAAATCACGGTCGAAGAGATAGCCGAGACGATTGGCAGCTCCCGCCATGAGATTGTAACCTGCATCGGGCCGCGGCCGCAACGAATTCTGGTCAACGGCTAA
- a CDS encoding prepilin-type N-terminal cleavage/methylation domain-containing protein — protein MKRRGFTLIELLVVIAIIAILAAILFPVFAQAREKARQTQCLSNARQIGTGIMMYTTDWNDMFPRMDDCLNTRLPYSAAVGCNGPYGQRINHYKWQYWIWPYVKNIQIFFCPSREYDRAMWNDSAEIFNGGYALNLALTGSTNTYNGQNQTGAYRNSWRGGGLHGIGDAASTMFIMEHWFPGVWGYVTPGGAVQQTVYPMATREVWRNAFNRGEKLANPHNNGMVVIYCDGHAGYVPREKFLAMSPPNADYRVSSVPNPFPSGMVWTVSAPPIVNGTWPFWGLE, from the coding sequence ATGAAGCGACGAGGCTTTACCCTGATCGAGTTGCTGGTCGTCATTGCGATTATTGCGATTTTGGCGGCCATTTTGTTCCCCGTTTTTGCTCAAGCGAGAGAGAAAGCCCGACAAACCCAATGTCTGTCCAATGCGCGACAGATCGGCACCGGAATCATGATGTACACGACCGACTGGAACGATATGTTTCCGCGCATGGACGACTGTCTGAACACTCGATTGCCCTATTCGGCAGCGGTTGGTTGCAACGGCCCCTACGGCCAGCGCATCAACCATTACAAGTGGCAATATTGGATTTGGCCCTACGTCAAAAACATTCAGATTTTCTTCTGCCCTTCGCGCGAGTACGATCGCGCGATGTGGAACGACAGCGCAGAGATCTTCAACGGCGGCTACGCCCTCAATCTCGCATTGACCGGATCGACCAATACTTACAATGGACAGAACCAGACGGGCGCTTATCGCAATTCGTGGCGCGGCGGCGGGCTGCACGGGATCGGCGATGCGGCCTCGACGATGTTTATCATGGAGCACTGGTTCCCGGGCGTTTGGGGCTATGTAACGCCGGGCGGCGCCGTCCAGCAGACCGTCTATCCGATGGCCACGCGAGAAGTCTGGCGAAACGCTTTCAATCGGGGCGAGAAGCTGGCGAATCCACATAATAACGGCATGGTGGTCATCTACTGCGACGGCCATGCGGGCTATGTCCCGCGCGAGAAGTTCCTGGCGATGTCGCCTCCCAATGCCGATTATCGCGTTTCGAGCGTGCCGAACCCGTTTCCTAGCGGAATGGTTTGGACCGTCAGCGCTCCTCCCATCGTGAACGGGACCTGGCCTTTCTGGGGTCTGGAGTAG
- the prpB gene encoding methylisocitrate lyase — translation MFPFEPDRNLPSPGRRLRNLWASQEIVVMPGVYNAILARLVERAGFPAVYVSGAGVTNSLLGMPDTAFVTLTEMAETCGHICRATSLPVVADADTGYGEALQAARAVQVLSASGLAGIHLEDQAMPKRCGHLDGKEVVPAEQMASKIRAAVSARPDPDFIIIARTDAKAIEGIESAIERAKRYLDAGADAIFPEALTSRGEFEQFAQAVKAPLMANMTEFGKTPLFTAKEFAEMGYKMAIFPQTLFRVMMKSAETALAALSRDGGQASLIDQMQTRAELYDLLSYAEYEAFDKRMGESE, via the coding sequence ATGTTCCCCTTTGAACCCGACCGAAATCTTCCATCGCCTGGACGACGCTTGCGAAATCTGTGGGCCAGCCAGGAGATTGTCGTCATGCCGGGCGTCTACAACGCGATTTTGGCGCGATTGGTAGAGCGCGCCGGTTTTCCGGCGGTCTATGTCTCGGGCGCGGGCGTAACGAACAGTCTGTTAGGCATGCCGGACACGGCGTTTGTAACGCTGACCGAGATGGCCGAAACGTGCGGCCACATCTGCCGCGCGACCAGCCTGCCTGTGGTCGCCGATGCCGACACAGGCTACGGAGAGGCGTTGCAAGCGGCGCGCGCGGTGCAAGTCTTGTCGGCTTCGGGCTTGGCCGGCATCCATCTGGAAGACCAGGCCATGCCCAAGCGATGCGGGCACTTGGACGGAAAAGAGGTCGTGCCCGCCGAGCAGATGGCCTCAAAGATTCGGGCTGCAGTCAGCGCAAGGCCCGATCCTGATTTTATTATTATCGCGCGAACGGACGCCAAGGCGATCGAGGGGATCGAATCGGCCATCGAGAGGGCTAAGCGGTATCTGGATGCAGGGGCGGACGCTATCTTTCCCGAAGCCCTGACCTCTCGCGGAGAGTTCGAGCAGTTCGCCCAGGCTGTGAAGGCGCCTCTGATGGCGAACATGACCGAGTTTGGCAAGACGCCTCTTTTTACCGCCAAAGAGTTTGCCGAGATGGGCTACAAGATGGCGATCTTTCCCCAAACTCTCTTTAGGGTTATGATGAAGTCGGCGGAAACGGCTTTAGCGGCGCTATCGCGCGATGGGGGACAGGCTTCGCTGATCGATCAGATGCAGACGAGGGCGGAGTTGTATGATCTTTTGTCGTATGCAGAGTACGAGGCGTTTGACAAGAGGATGGGGGAGAGCGAGTAG
- a CDS encoding HD domain-containing protein produces the protein MNRLATAVDRAIGQLLEDDPPEGLCVAATGGYGRRQLSPGSDVDLSLLLAAEDDPALDRRAKTFYSRLIVGLQQTAGLQIGYSFRSLNDLESLEELDAKTRCGLIDARCVAGDSRLFDRFLTEFWERADRGRMVYERYDEFMSRRARFVGGSMRVEPDLKLSPGGLRDAHTVRWVSTLVGNPLIATEDSGRLAAGEAVLYRYRWALHRMRRDGKDDLPRSRQEDLAVAMGVVQEGKPDVAELMSALLGAMRTVQNISEEAIDRAINGRLTVEGFEVERGTILQIPGNRSLEALSLTQRYPINCVRPEGPLRLTQAAIGRAMAKILAERGKVGLALRTAVRFDLLRFMLPNLDRCLSFVPPDPSHEFTVGEHTLRTVERLDEYWNSDDSPFRNALQEIESPETLYLAAALHDVGKLDYSAPHSISGAKIAQRATKAWQWPKDQAKDVVFLIRNHLEMARTARQHDLSLPSTIAQFCRLAKTPERLRMLYLLTCADTSSVGPGVWTPVFAEFLRELYIRAMNRLEGDSGTPDEDLARRRLLRELSKRPIPQRQIDEHAKRMPASYLLSHTPEQISLHIVYVERAMKGEPQFDWKVSENGAWTELTICAQDDPQPGLLAKIAGVLYACDVGVHSARVFTRKPGIAIDTLWIDYRDKPLSVQRCEMVQRELTSVLLGQTELASVLKRHRREMNAQPQIIKAEGRNERGLTFIELHYPIGLDALYQGASAMARQRWNIHSARVGSWAGRAVTSFYVTDVHGRKVSEADLERFLKKARA, from the coding sequence ATGAATCGGTTGGCAACGGCGGTCGACCGTGCGATCGGCCAACTGTTGGAAGACGACCCGCCCGAAGGACTTTGCGTCGCGGCTACGGGCGGTTATGGGCGTCGCCAACTGTCGCCTGGGTCCGATGTGGATCTATCGCTTCTATTGGCAGCAGAGGACGACCCTGCGCTCGACCGGCGAGCGAAGACCTTTTACAGTCGCCTGATTGTCGGCCTTCAGCAGACGGCCGGGCTTCAGATAGGCTATAGCTTCCGATCCCTGAACGATCTGGAGTCCCTGGAAGAGTTGGACGCCAAGACAAGATGCGGCCTGATCGATGCCCGGTGCGTCGCTGGCGACTCACGACTGTTCGATCGATTTTTGACAGAGTTTTGGGAACGCGCGGATCGAGGTCGGATGGTCTATGAGCGATACGACGAGTTCATGTCGCGGCGCGCGAGGTTTGTCGGCGGATCGATGCGAGTCGAACCCGACCTGAAACTGTCGCCCGGCGGTCTGCGGGACGCGCATACGGTCCGCTGGGTATCGACGCTGGTCGGAAACCCTCTGATCGCTACGGAAGATAGCGGCCGATTGGCGGCGGGCGAAGCCGTGCTCTATCGATACCGCTGGGCGCTCCATCGAATGCGAAGAGACGGCAAAGACGACCTGCCTCGGTCTCGACAAGAAGATCTGGCCGTGGCTATGGGCGTTGTTCAAGAGGGGAAACCTGACGTCGCCGAGCTAATGAGCGCGCTGCTAGGCGCGATGCGGACAGTCCAGAACATTTCTGAGGAGGCGATCGACCGTGCTATCAACGGCAGGTTGACGGTCGAGGGATTCGAAGTCGAACGCGGCACAATCCTTCAGATTCCAGGCAATCGCTCGCTCGAAGCGTTGTCATTGACCCAAAGGTATCCGATCAACTGTGTGCGACCTGAAGGCCCTCTGCGCTTGACCCAAGCGGCCATCGGGCGGGCGATGGCTAAGATCTTGGCCGAGCGAGGCAAGGTCGGGCTGGCGCTTCGGACCGCCGTTCGCTTCGATCTGCTTCGTTTCATGCTGCCTAATCTCGATCGCTGCCTCTCTTTTGTACCGCCCGACCCGTCGCACGAGTTTACCGTCGGCGAGCACACGCTGAGAACTGTCGAACGGCTGGACGAGTACTGGAACTCGGACGACAGCCCTTTTCGCAACGCGTTGCAAGAGATCGAAAGCCCGGAGACGCTCTATCTGGCGGCGGCATTGCACGATGTTGGAAAGTTGGACTACTCCGCGCCTCATTCGATCAGCGGCGCGAAAATCGCCCAAAGAGCGACCAAGGCTTGGCAATGGCCCAAGGACCAGGCGAAGGACGTTGTCTTCCTGATTAGAAATCACCTCGAAATGGCGCGCACGGCGCGCCAGCACGATCTGTCCCTTCCCAGCACGATCGCTCAGTTCTGTCGTTTGGCCAAGACGCCAGAAAGGCTCCGGATGCTCTACCTGTTGACGTGTGCGGACACTTCGAGCGTTGGCCCCGGGGTCTGGACGCCCGTCTTTGCAGAGTTCCTGCGCGAGCTCTACATTCGTGCGATGAACCGATTGGAGGGAGACAGCGGAACGCCCGACGAGGATTTGGCGAGACGGCGGCTGCTGAGAGAATTGTCTAAGCGACCCATTCCGCAAAGGCAGATCGACGAACACGCCAAGCGCATGCCGGCCTCCTACCTGCTGAGCCACACGCCCGAGCAGATCTCGCTCCATATCGTCTATGTTGAGCGCGCGATGAAAGGCGAACCGCAGTTCGATTGGAAAGTTTCGGAAAACGGCGCCTGGACAGAACTCACGATTTGCGCTCAGGACGACCCGCAGCCTGGCCTATTGGCCAAGATCGCCGGCGTGCTCTATGCGTGCGACGTAGGTGTCCACTCGGCAAGGGTCTTCACTCGAAAGCCCGGCATCGCCATCGATACGCTTTGGATCGACTATCGAGACAAGCCGCTATCTGTCCAGCGATGCGAAATGGTTCAAAGGGAATTGACCTCGGTTCTCTTGGGCCAAACTGAACTGGCTTCTGTGCTGAAGAGACATCGGCGCGAAATGAACGCACAGCCTCAGATCATCAAAGCGGAAGGCCGAAACGAACGGGGGTTGACGTTTATCGAGCTTCACTATCCTATAGGTTTGGACGCGCTCTATCAGGGCGCCTCCGCCATGGCGCGGCAGCGTTGGAACATCCATAGCGCGCGGGTCGGATCGTGGGCGGGGCGCGCTGTAACCAGCTTCTATGTAACCGATGTGCACGGGCGCAAAGTAAGCGAGGCGGACTTAGAAAGGTTTCTGAAAAAGGCTCGCGCTTAG
- a CDS encoding S41 family peptidase: MNNRGYALIKALLVAPAAICAFLIGFIATDLSRGDALSANVALNELGEKIKGGFTKPAQAELSPLRAFEDALATVQKHAYKEPPASEELTYSAIRGMLAVLKDPYTRFMDPKEFSRMMEDTRGDFVGIGAELRDAPEGAKVQRPLPNSPALAAGIKKGDVIVAVDGKKLDNTALDDIVRQIRGQRNTKVVLTIKRDGEPAPLTFEIVRNVIVSPTVDLYEDDPENKLFTIHLQNFNEKAANLLDRAMSEAEQKGMKGFILDLRYDPGGLLDSAVEVTSRFLEKGTVVIVQGKNGAQEKKAVIPGRFKARVPFVVLVNGGSASASEILTGAIQDHGKAPIIGETTFGKGLVQTVISLQNTAVAITTAKYLTPNGTDINPKLENNERVGGGIKPDIEVKMPEDYDGTEREDDPQLKRALEILRERVEKANR; the protein is encoded by the coding sequence ATGAACAATCGTGGATACGCTTTGATTAAGGCGCTGCTGGTCGCTCCCGCCGCCATCTGCGCATTTTTGATCGGCTTCATCGCGACCGACCTGAGCCGGGGCGATGCGCTGTCGGCCAACGTCGCACTGAACGAACTGGGCGAGAAGATCAAGGGCGGTTTTACAAAGCCTGCCCAGGCAGAACTCTCGCCGCTGCGCGCCTTTGAAGACGCTCTGGCAACGGTTCAAAAACATGCTTATAAAGAACCGCCCGCTTCGGAAGAGTTGACCTATTCGGCTATTCGAGGCATGCTCGCCGTGCTGAAGGACCCCTACACTCGGTTTATGGACCCCAAAGAGTTCAGCCGGATGATGGAAGACACGCGAGGCGACTTTGTCGGCATAGGAGCCGAGTTGCGCGACGCTCCCGAAGGCGCCAAAGTACAGCGACCGCTGCCCAATAGCCCGGCATTGGCCGCTGGCATCAAAAAGGGCGATGTGATCGTCGCAGTCGACGGCAAAAAGTTGGACAACACTGCGCTCGACGACATCGTGAGGCAGATTCGCGGTCAACGCAACACCAAAGTCGTGCTGACGATCAAGCGCGATGGCGAGCCGGCGCCCCTCACTTTCGAGATTGTTCGGAACGTGATCGTTAGCCCTACGGTTGATCTCTATGAGGACGATCCCGAAAACAAACTCTTCACGATTCATCTTCAGAACTTCAACGAAAAGGCCGCTAACTTGCTCGATCGCGCCATGAGCGAAGCGGAACAGAAGGGCATGAAAGGATTCATCCTCGACTTGCGATACGATCCGGGCGGCCTGCTCGACTCGGCGGTCGAGGTTACGTCGCGATTCTTAGAGAAGGGCACGGTCGTGATCGTGCAAGGCAAGAACGGCGCCCAAGAAAAGAAAGCCGTGATTCCAGGTCGGTTCAAAGCGCGAGTTCCCTTCGTCGTGTTAGTCAACGGCGGCAGCGCCAGCGCCTCGGAAATCCTGACCGGCGCGATCCAAGATCATGGCAAGGCGCCCATCATCGGCGAGACTACATTCGGCAAGGGTCTTGTGCAAACCGTCATTTCTTTGCAGAACACTGCCGTTGCGATCACCACTGCCAAGTATCTGACGCCGAACGGTACCGACATCAATCCCAAGTTGGAGAACAACGAGCGCGTGGGCGGCGGCATCAAACCGGATATCGAAGTTAAGATGCCCGAGGATTACGACGGAACCGAGCGCGAAGACGACCCTCAATTGAAGAGAGCGCTTGAGATTCTGAGAGAGCGCGTCGAGAAGGCGAACCGCTAA
- the greA gene encoding transcription elongation factor GreA, translating to MAKEILLTPEGHKMLLKELDELKTVKRREVAEQLRQARAHGDLRENFAYDDAKRHQALIEGRIRDLQYVIERCKVVERPDGVTDYIHLGSEIELTNVESGEKASLTLVGVYEADPMQDKVSVLSPVGEALIGRGVGEIVDVVTPKGDIQYRIDSVR from the coding sequence ATGGCCAAAGAGATATTGCTTACTCCCGAAGGGCACAAGATGTTGCTGAAGGAGTTGGACGAACTCAAGACCGTCAAGCGGCGAGAAGTCGCCGAGCAGCTTCGACAGGCTCGAGCCCACGGAGACCTTCGGGAGAACTTTGCCTATGACGATGCCAAGCGCCACCAAGCGCTGATCGAAGGTCGCATAAGGGACCTGCAATACGTGATCGAGCGCTGCAAGGTGGTCGAGCGACCGGATGGGGTTACCGACTACATCCATCTAGGCAGCGAGATCGAACTGACCAACGTCGAAAGCGGCGAAAAAGCAAGCCTCACCTTGGTCGGAGTCTACGAGGCCGACCCTATGCAAGACAAGGTCTCGGTGCTGAGTCCAGTCGGAGAAGCGCTGATCGGTCGCGGCGTAGGCGAGATAGTAGATGTGGTAACGCCTAAAGGCGACATCCAATACCGCATCGACTCCGTTCGCTAA